The sequence atcctAAGCAACcaattcagtagaaaattcgaggattatggCTCCATAACGTATTAGGACCACAATGGATGGATaacaaccggaacggtcattctggaacaagttCCCGGAGGGCCCATAGGGGCCATAAAATCATTTAGAATAAATCCTGGCAATATGGatatcaaaatttttggaatggttccggaaacatgttttccatgtaattgagaccataggatggataacaaccggaacggtcatcctggaacaggttcccgtgtgCCCTATAGTGGCCACAAATTCATTGAAACcttggcaatatgggtatcaaaattcttggaattgtttgggaaacatgttttccatgtagttgagatcATAGAATGGATAACGACCGgaacggtcatcctggaacaggttcccgtgggccctatagtggccaCAAATTAAtttagaagaaaccctggcaatatgggtatcaaaattcttcgaattgttccggaaacattttttccatgtaattgagaccataggatggaaaacaaccggaacggtcattctggaacaggttcccgtgggccctataaTGGCCACAaaatcatttagaataaaccctggcaatatgggtttGTGTCCACTTACATCCATCTTACAGTCTCCATATTGTGAGGTGAAGAATTTAGAGTGTAGACTAATGAACACTTAGAGTGAACTCCAGATAATCTCCAGTGTATGAGCACAGAATTCAATATAGACAGTATAAGCTTGAACTCGCAACCGAACGGTCTTTTCTCTATACTATCCGAAAGCAACCCATTCCCAGTCGAATTAAAGTCGTAACAATTGGCGACGAGGATAAAACCGGCGCGGAGTGACGGGACGTTTGTGCGGGTCGTGACAGATACCCAGTGTTTCACGGAATAAGTGAAATTCTAGTAGTTCCACATGGCTACAGGAAGTGATAGTAAAGATGCCATACCCCAGACGGTATCGGTGACACCGGTAGTGGAAAAGAGAACAAAGGGAAAGTTCCCAATGTACGTGGCTGGTCTCAATGTGAGTTCGTATTTGCAGACTGTGGACATTTTCTTTGCATTAAACAAAACCCCAGCTGAAGAAAAAGCACTGGAATTTATTACGAGTGTTGGGCAAGAAACAGCAAACCGCATTATAGGAAGTTTCAAACCTGAAAAAATAGTTAATAAAACGTATGATCAAATCATCGAACAGTTTAAGAAACTacatgaagaaaacaaaaacgtgTTCGCCGAAcgttatcgtttgattactcgCAAACATGCAATAGGTGAGACTCTCGATGATTTTACTATTGATTTGCAAGATATTGTAGAGCACTGTAGTGTGAGTGTGGAAACCGAAGCTACCTTAGTACAATCCGTATTTGTAGCAGGACTGAGAAACGATAAAACCCGCGAGACCATTTTACGTGAAGCAAGTGATAGACTTAGTTTGGCACAATTATTAGAAAAAGCGAAAATGATTGAGATTGCGGTTCACGAATCTAGAAAAATGGCCCGTAGTGAAATAAGCGAGGTGAACTATTTTGACCGTCGTGGTTCGTACAGTCAATCTCGTAACGTAGTGCAGAAAGGGAAGTTTGGCGAAGCAAGCAACTCATGGAGAGGGCAAGGTGTTTCAACAAGTCATGGTGGAACATTCAAACCCAATAACCAAACCGTGTGTTACAATTGTTATAACAAGGGCCACCTGTCATACGACTGCATGCTACCGAAGGCCAAAAAACCTAGATCTAGTGCTCCAACACAAAGAAGCTATGGGAATAGGAAACGTGCTTTCGAACAACGGATTAATCAACTGACGGCTGCCATGGAGGAACTCAAATCTTCGTTTAATCATGAGGATCAGCAGTGTGACAAGCAATCCAGTGGAGGATCTGAcgacgacgaagacgacgaGCAGTCAGCTAACTGGGTAAATAATGTATTGCTCGGTAAGTCAAGTAATATAACACCAGCTATTGTGGAAATAATCGTGAATAACAGAAAATTGGCAATGGAATGTGATACCGGTGCGTGTGCTACGATATGTTCACTTAAAACTTACAAAGCTTAATTTAGCAACATAGAACTAATACCTATAAAAAGAAGCTTTTTCGTTATATCCGGGGATAAGGTTTCGGTGTTAGGAACAATACAGGTACAAGTTCAGTTGAGAGAAGTTATAAAAAACCTAACAATGATTGTAATCAAATCTGCACGTGATTTTGTCCCTCTGTTAGGAAGGGATTGgctgaatatattttttccaaactGGAGAcacaaaccgtctaagacgaattaagtactgtccatttaattccaccagttaactggtggaattaaatggacagtacttaattcgtcttagacggtttaatacattccactaaacgagcttaatatactTTTCTGGAGACACAACTTTACACTTAATTCACTCCATTCAACAGTACACGCAACACACCATCAATGGATTCAACAACTCGTACAAAATTTGAAGAGTTCATTTCCAAAAGCTTTCGATGATGATTTGACCGAACCTATCAAGAATGTAGTGGTAGACATAAAGATCGATCCACTCGCAAAACCAATAATACACAAACCTTATACTGTGGCCTTCAAACATAGAGAGAAGGTAGCTAAATACTTAGATGACCTCGAGGCAAAAGGGATTATCGAGAAAGTGCAATATGCTGAGTGGGCCTCTCCTATCGTTGTGGTGGTAAAATCAAATAAGGTTGACATTCGAATTTGCATGGACGgctcaaaaacagttaatccacACATTATAACTCATCACTACCCTCTACCTCTAATTGAGGAACTAATCACTAATAAAAGCGGTGCAAAGAAATTTGCtctaaggtaccccggggcaagtgaaaatacggggtaagtgggtactatggctgccaattaatcggtgaacgtttttagtggtaacaatgttctagaaagatgaagcagaattatcaaagaattcgcctgacacaaaaaaatttggaatcaaaaccatttgcggcaccatactaatggtattgttcaATCaagactttaaactaccggcaaaatctatcacttttatttttattcaatggattttcaacaaaatagtcgttcctaaattcatcattgatgtggaaagtgaatattttgagcaattaaataattgtgtgacatcaaaaacgatttaaaagttttgattaaagccaaaatctgcaattttcactttcccttgattttaaacatacatggggcaagtgggacatatttgaacaacattttcgatagggccattttacctgtttttagattgttgtctagtgaaaaataacttcgacactcatatgtcatatggatctgaatcatatgcagttgatatcgttggtttagttgttaagaagtagtgtacagttgatttacctaatgtgtattttactttctgaaaattatctccctcatggaaaagagcaatggttatatctatgcaaaattttccgtttacagtgcaaacaatctatttattctacaatagatcaacaggttttgtcttgtgttttgctatttttaaacttcgcatcagattaacagattttaagataaataaagtgcttaagacatgaattggccatttcgttctattacaaatttacaacaccgcctgaataaaaacgttccttttgaggttctagtttatgtaataatttgtgttaaacagagaaacatttattcgaaaagtgaacaaagatttgcttatctcttccatctaacacatttggtaagaaagtaagctaatgtaaaGCCAGACAACAGACAATTAAACGGTAAACCGGATGTTGCCTTGattttatatctgctaacattgtaatccctttcttttgccaaaaacaaaagtctgacaagcaataaacctccatccatgatctgaaatgctacgactcagaaataacatgaacattatatctacatttagtttcgttcgacagtatagagcagaataggtcccacttgccccgtttgaaggggtaagtgggtcccacaggtaaatttattgaaagtcactaccaatatttttgtaactgaataaattactcacaacacgtctacacttcaacaacggaagcatataatgatgtatccgtggttaatgtcctgaaataccttgttttctaagtatgctttggagattttgctgaactagcgtttttttaggtcccacttgccccggggtaccttaattGATTTACGAGGAGCGTACCAGCAATTAGAAGTGTCTGAAGCGACAAAAAAATTATTAGTGATTAATACACATAAAGGCCTATATGCTTTTAAACGATTGCCCTTCGgtgttaaggacatagttggaagagtaccacgatggcagtcaatatggcaccggaccttccacgggtcaaccccacacctcccgcactcctttcccaccaacattcggatgcatcgaacagcatcgaataaaagtctaatattgaaattactaacctgttcactgcatatttattcacttcctatGATAATggacatgtttatccaaagagtccttTGTATTTCGGCTTGAATATTAtc comes from Armigeres subalbatus isolate Guangzhou_Male unplaced genomic scaffold, GZ_Asu_2 Contig1672, whole genome shotgun sequence and encodes:
- the LOC134203205 gene encoding uncharacterized protein LOC134203205 isoform X1, with translation MLPKAKKPRSSAPTQRSYGNRKRAFEQRINQLTAAMEELKSSFNHEDQQCDKQSSGGSDDDEDDEQSANWVNNVLLGEQTGPPHLERTLSTDGALVLAEITEVPPAAVFFCCRWMWIRRKLP
- the LOC134203205 gene encoding uncharacterized protein LOC134203205 isoform X2, with amino-acid sequence MLPKAKKPRSSAPTQRSYGNRKRAFEQRINQLTAAMEELKSSFNHEDQQCDKQSSGGSDDDEDDEQSANWVNNVLLDRE